The genomic segment TGACGTTTAAGACGAGGTTCCCGCAATGGACACACACATCCGAAACACGAGGCGTCACGGACTCATGCTGCCCGTGCAGCGTCGAGAACCCTTGCCGCGGGCGCTTCACGGCTGCATGCTGCTGGCCTTGGCGATCCTGTGCCTGAGCGGCTGCGCCGGCGACGAAAACGGCTCCCGGACCGACAGCCAGACCAGGTTCAATTCCATAGGCCGCCAGCTGCCGGACGACGCGGCCCCGCCGGAACAGCAACGGTTCCGATACATGTTCCGCGAGCCTTCCACGCTGGACATCAGCGTGGCGGCCTACGAAGCCGACGGCACGTACTTCGCCTTCGAGCGGCTGGTGCTGCTGGACGAGAACAACGAGCTGGTGCCTGCCGCGGCGGACCGTTGGGAGTCTTCAGAGGACGGCCGGACATGGACCTTCCATCTACGGGAAGGCGCGCGGTGGAGCGATGGCCGGGACGTAACGGCCCACGACTTCGAATATTCCTTCCGCCGCATGCTGGATCCGGCCAGCGGGAACATCTACGCCTTTCTCTACTACGTGATCAGGAACGGGCGGGCCTTCAACCAGGGTGAACTGACGGACGTGGAGCAGGTGGGCATCCGCGCGGTGGACGAGCTGACCTTCCAGATCGAGACCGAGGGACCCTGCCCCTACCTGCCCTATATCGTTTCCTTCATCACGTCGTCGCCCGTGCCGCGGTGGCAGGTGGAGCGTTTCGGCGCGGAATGGACGGAACCGGAACACTGCGTGTCAAACTTCACCTACCGGCTGGCGGAGTGGAACACGGGTTCCGACATGAAGTTCACGCTGGATCCGAACTACAACGGTCCGCACAAGGCGCTGCTCGAGGAGATCATTGTCAAGTTCATCGGCGCGCAGCGTCCGGGCACCCTGCCCTATGAGAACGGTGAAATAGACGCCTACCGGCTGGACCCCATCGACTACGAACGGGTGCGTCAGGACGAAAGGCTCGCGCAGGAGATTCACCGGATGCCGGAGTTCACCACGTGGTACCTGTTCTTTCAGACCCGGCAGCCGCCCTTCGACGACGCCCGGGTAAGGCAGGCCATCGCCCGTGCGATCGACCGGTCTACGCTCAGCACGACCGTCCTCAACGACCTCGCCATCCCGGCGTACTCCATGCTCCCGCCCGGCTTCCCGGGGTATTCGGCGGAGCAGTTCAAGGCGTTCCAGTCATTCGATCCCGACGAAGCCCGGCGGCTGATGGCGGAAGCCGGCTATCCGGAAGGCCGGGGCTTCCCCCGCACGGAACTATGGCTGCGGGTGGCCGACACGGGCATCAACCGAATCGCGGGCGAAGCGGTGCAGGCAATGCTCCGCGAGACGCTGGGCATCGAACTGGAAATCAGGTACCAGCAGCGCAACGTCTTCAACGAGAACCTGTTCCAGTGGCAGATCCCCATGGGCATGCTGGTCTTCGTCTACGACTACCCCGACCCATCCAACATGCTCGGTCTCCTCTGGCGGTCCCAGCCCAGGGGCTATGCCCGCCACGACTGGCTGCAAGCGGAGTTCGACGACCTGCTCGACCGGGCCAATACTCATATGGATCCCGCGGTCCGTTACGACCTGTATGCCCGGGCCGAGCGCATCATGGCGGAGGAGGCGGGCGCCGTCTTTCTCTTCCATCCGGTGATCACGGAGTTGCGAAAACCCTATCTCCGGGGCGTCAAGCAGGACCGTGAAGGCCGCGTGGTGCCGATCATATCGATACAGACCGTGAACTTTACGGAAATGTACATCGCGCGCGACTGATTCTCCCAGGCCGTCCGCCACCTTGCCCCCGTTTCCCCTATGAACAAGACCGACGTACTGATCATCGGAGGCGGCGCGGTGGGGATATGCGCCGCGTACTACCTGCGTGATGCGGGGTACGAGGTCACCCTGGTGGACCGCGGGGAGATCGGGTCCGGCGCTTCCCACGGCAACATGGGCCTGGTCGTACCCAGCCACAGCGTGCCGCTCGCGGCGCCGGGCGTCGTGTCCCAGGGCCTGAAGTGGATGTTCAAGCCGGACAGCCCCTTTTACATCAAGCCGCGGCTGGATCCGTCGCTGATCCGATGGCTATGGGCCTTCTGGAAGGCAAGCAGTGAAGACCGCATGCGCACGGCCATTCCACTGATCCGGGACATGAGCCTGCGCAGCCTTTCGCTTTTCGATGAGTTAAATGGTCTGGACGGGGTGGATTTCGACTATCATCAGCGGGGCGTGTTGGCCGTGTATCGTACGCGGGAGGGTGTGGAGGAAGGGGAGGAGGAACGGCATCTCCTCGCTTCCTACGGACTGGAGATCGACACGCTTTCCCCGGACGGACTGGCCGAGGCGCTACCGGGGCTGGAGCTGAATGCGTTGGGCGGCCTGCACTTCAGGCAGGACGCCCATTTGACGCCGGTCAAGTTTGTGCGGTCATTGGCGGACCACGTAGAGCGGCTCGGCGTGACGGTGCTTACCCAGGCGGAAGTTAAGGGTTTCACGAATGAAAAAGGACGCATCGCGGTTACCCACACGACCAGGGGTGATATCGCGGCGGGAGAGGTGGTGCTCACGGCGGGTTCCTGGTCCGCCGCACTCGGTCAACTCGCCGGAGTTCCGTTGCCCATCCAGCCGGCAAAGGGTTACAGCGTTACCCTGAGGCGGCCGTCCGGCTGGCCGGAAATGCCCTTCATGCTGTCGGAGTCCCGGGTGGCCGTTACGCCCATGGGCGACACGCTGCGTATCGGAGGCACCCTGGAGCTGGCCGGCATGGATCATTCCATAAACCACCGGCGCGTTTCCGCCATTCTGAACGCCGTACCCAGATATCTGCCGTCTTTCGATATCGACTCCCATGAGATCCTGGAGACCTGGTGCGGGCTGCGTCCCTGCACGCCAGACGGACTGCCCTTTCTGGGCCGGGTCCCGGACGTCCGCAACCTGGTCGTGGCGGCCGGCCACGCCATGATCGGGGTATCCCTCGGTCCGGTGACCGGGAAGGTGGTCCGTCAGATCGTAGCCGGCGGACGGGCCGAAAACGACATCGACCTTGATCTCGATCTACTCGCGGTGGACCGTTTCGCCGCCTGAGTACGCCGCTAAAGTACGCCGATTCAGCACGCCGATTCAGCACGCCGATTCAGCACGCCGCTCAGGTGAATATGCGCGATTCAAAGCCCGCGGGCACCTCGTCCGACCATCCTTTTACGACCAGGCCCCATGCCACGCTTGTACGGCTTTCCTTCCCCGTACTGCTCTCGCTCATCGCGGAACCGCTTACCGGGCTCGTGGACACCGCCTTCATCAAGCGGCTGGGCGCGGAGTCGCTGGCCGCCCTCGGGGTCGGCGCCGTGTCGCTTTCCGGACTCTTCTGGATCTTCAACTTCCTCGGGATCAGCACCCAGACCGAAGTCGCCCAGGCCGAAGGCGACAACGACCGGGCCCGGTCTGTTTCCATGAGCAGCCTGGGCATCATCATGAGCACCGTCTTCGGGCTGCTGATCATCGTCCTCGGCGTTCCACTCACCTCGTACCTCGCCACGCTGCTCGGCGCGTCGGGTGCGATCCACGATGGGGCCGTGGACTACATCTTCTGGCGCTGGCTCGGCGCCCCCGCCATCCTGATCACGCTGACGGCCTGCGGTGCCCTGCGGGGCCTCCAGGATATGCGCTCGCCGCTCTGGATCGCCCTCGGCATCAACGGCATAAACATTGTGCTCGATCCGATCCTCATTTTCGGCGCGGGCCCCGTACCCGCCCTGGGAATCGCCGGCGCGGCGGTAGCCAGCGTCGTCGCGTACTGGATCGGCGCGGTCTGGTCGATCTGGATCGTCAGGCGGAAGCTGGGCTGGTCCTTCCAGGTAAATCTCGGCGCGGTCCGCCGGCTGATGCGCGTCGGCGCCGATCTCTTCATACGCACCGGCGTATTGAACCTGTTTCTCCTCCTGACGACCCGGGAGGCCACGCACGGAGGCGCCGACATCGGGGCCGCCCACCAGGCGATCAGGCAGGTCTGGATGTTCGGCACCTTCGTGCTGGACGCCCTCGCCGTCACGGGACAGAGCCTGGTGGCCTACTTCCTCGGCGGCGACCGGATCCGAAGCGCCCGGAAGGTAGCTCGCATCGTGTGCCACTGGAGCGTGTGGTCGGGTTGCCTGCTGGGCCTCGTCCTGTGGCTGGGGAGCGGGGTCATCATTGATCTGCTCGTACCCGCGACCGCAGTCGCCTATTTCCATTCGGCCTGGATCATCGCCGTCGTCGTACAGCCGGTGAACGCCCTGGCCTTCGCCACCGACGGGCTGCACTGGGGCTCGGGGGACTACCGGTACCTGAGGAACGCCGTGGTCCTCGCCACCGGCACGGGTGCGGCCGGATTGCTCGCCGGTCCGCACGCCCTGGACTGGATCTGGTTGATGACCGGAGTCTGGATCGGCGTCCGGGCGACCCTGGGCGTGGTGAGGATCTGGCCGGGGGTGGGGAACAGCCCGTACAGGGTGATGGAGTGAGGGGGAGGACGGTTACAACTTCAGATCTTCTTCGAATCCAGGATTGAGTTAAACACACTGTCGAAGGTTTTAACATCGCCGATACCTCGACGTTGGCAACTTGCCCAGTGGCATAGATCCCGTGCCTGAAGCATTGGAAACCGTTCGTGCATATGGCCGGCGAGTTTTACGTCTTCCTCCTCTAATGGCCAAACTTCTATTTCCAAATCTGCTATAAGTCTAACCGCTGCCTCGAATGTCGAAAGGCGATTCTCGGTGAGATATACGTGCAGTAATTCCTGCATTACTTCAGCGGAAGTGCATAGTTGATCTCGATTGAGGACGGACGTGCGTAAGAACTCCGTTGCCTGCGCTTGAAGGGAATGCTCCTTTCCAACCGCATACATGAATACGTTGGTGTCGACAAAGATCATGTATTCGTGATCCCGCGTCCTTTCGACTGTTCGATGATTTCACGTTGCTCCTCCCAATCGGGTTCCTTTTCGGGACCAGGAAGATCGCCACAACTGTGAAAGAAATCGTCCAGTTTTGCCAGTTTCTCGACGACCTCATCCTCGGAGAGAATGAAGTTTTTCCGCTGGGTATGGAGTTCCTGAAGCCAGGTATCTAATTGACCGTGGCGTTCCCGCCTTTTTTTGTCGAAGAATCCGTCCGCGCTTCTGATCTTGTTAAACAGCGTGTATGCCATTCCTGCAATGCTCGCGAGATAGTAGTATTCTTGACCTTCAATGTTGGAAATAGGGTACTCAGTTCCCTTTACGGCATACCGCCTGAAGTTTGTGCCGATCGCTATATCGAACCTTCGCTCGTCTTCGCTTGAGGCTTCTCCGAATATCCCTTCCAGCCAGTTGTTTTCCAGCATCGAATCCAATGAACCTTCCTCGTTCTCCGGCTTGTCACCATATGGAATAACGACGCAACGTTCGATTTCAAGATCGTACTCCCAGGCGTTTATGAGTAGTGTCTGAAGGTTATGTCCAAAGTGCTCTTTATCTTTGAGATCTATCGGTAACAATCTCTCGTCCTTGAAGAGCATGTACGCCTTGAGGCCGAGTTCAATGCCATGAAGGAAATTGTAGGCCGTTGATCGATGAGATTCAGGCAACTGAAGGCCGAATGCTCCCTTCCAGTCGCGCGCCAGTTCGTTGCGTCCTATCCTGACGAAATCCTTGCCAAACTCAAAAAACTTCCTATGGCCAATCCACTGTTCGCCAACAGAAACATGGGTGAACGAGTCTTCCCGCTGACGGTCAATGTACACACTTTGTTTCAGGTATTCGCGTGCCTCGTCCCGGACCAACATTTTCCGTTGGCCGGTGCTGTCATATAGGTAGAATCGCCCGTTTGGATCGCGTTCGATTTTCCTGTCTTCTGGTATGTCGAAACGGTGCCGTCTAAGATTCACGAAGTGACTACCTCATTGGTTTTCTTTACAGACGTACAGAACCTGCTGTTTATAAAATATCAACTTAATCTTAGCATTCGTCAATACCAAATCTGATCGAATTCGCGGAAATTCTGACGACACTGAATCACGCTTCGACATGAATTCGACGTAACGTTGGTCCATCCATTCATCCCCACGGAAACGCTAACGTCGGCTGGTTCGCAAATCGTTCCATGGAGATCTCGAGGCGGGCCCCGGAGCCGGGCGCGAGCCGCAGTCTGAGATAGTCGCCGGCCACTTCCACGGTCCGTCCGTCCGCTTCCGCGGCCTTGCTTTCCACCGAAACCGATTTCAATGCGTGTTCCCGGTAGGCGCCGCCCTGGATGATGATATCCGCAGGATCTACCGGGTTGAGGTTGACCAGCGTTACCGCCGACCTCGTATCGGCGACCGTGTCGACCAGCGCCGCAACGTCTTCCGGCAGCCCGGGTCTGCGCCTTCCGGGATCGAAGTACCGGAACATGCAGTGGACCGCCTGGGCCCGCTTCGGGGCTGGACCGCCCATGGTCAGCTGAAACAGTGCGCTCGGCATCGCGGGGTTGAAACCGTTGGTGTTGTCGGACAGGCGCGTGTCCGGCGTCAAGGGGTCGGTGCGGACCGACTCCACCTTCTGCCGGACCGACGCCAGGTCGGCCTGCAATGCCTCTTCCGGATATGCGGGGTTATCACCGGCCACGTACCGCACCCAAGCGTCATCGGCACAGCGCGCCCGCGCTTCCTTGGTCATCGACCAGTACCAGGTCTCCATCGCACCGACGTTATAGGGTCCGGGGGTAAAGTTGTACCAGCCGTCGTCCCCATACTTGTTGGGGTACACCATCCGGCCGTCTTCTTCCCGCCCGTTCTCGTTAATCAGATCGATCATCTCGCTCCATGGCGCCGCATAGGACCGGTCACCGGTCAGCAGCAGCGCGTGACTGAAGCCCGACAGGCCCAGGTGGATCGTGTCGCGGTGCACGGTCCGGCCGTCCTGCGGGGCGACGGTCGTGAATCCCCAACCGTAACACCCGCCGTACCACTTTCCGTCACAGGCGCCGCCGATGGTGCCGTCCAGCCCGATATTGGTGGGGATGATGCCGCCATTGGCCCGTATACGTTCCACCCAGGCGTCCACGTATTCCAGGATCCAGTCCCGGTACTTGCCCTCGCCCGTCAGCGCAAAGGCATTGAAGGCCAGTCCCGTCGCGAGCATGTTGGAGGGATGGTCGCCGATCACGTCGGTGTAATCCTTGAAATGGGCGAGCATCTCCTGGTAGTTGCGTTCGCCGTGGGCCAGGACGAAGCGCCCCTCCTCGATGGGATCGCCCGTCCAGTCCAGGGCCGTGGCCTTGCGTAGCATGGGCCCGCGGCTGCCGTTGAACAGGCTGCGGATGATCCGGTGTTCCGGGTCGTAGTTCCGCGCACCGGGATCCTCATCCATGTAGAACCCGGACCACAGGCGCACCCGGCGTTCGAATTCCTCGGCGTCCGGGTCGCAGAGACCCAGGTCACCGAAGACCGACATGCTCTCGCCGTTGTGCAGCCAGTCGAACATCACCGGGAACTCCTTGTAGTACATCCCGTCCCGGCAGAAGGGTACGTCGACCGTCTTCGCCTCGGTGTACTGCTTGATGTGTCCATCCTGCGCGAGGTTGCTCATGGCCAGCAGTTCCTCCGGTCCGCCCATCATGTAGAGGACCGGCCAGCCGGTCAGGTTCTCGATGGCATCATCGGGCCCGTCGTCGCCGCCCCAGCGCGGCACGCAGCGCATGTAGCCCTGCTCGTCGAAGTAACGACTGTAGAAGTATTCGCAGGCGCGGGCCTGTGCCTTCATGGACTCCTTTTGCAGGAGTGCCCAGGCCGGTGGTGGCATCGGGGTGGTGATGGATAACGAAGTCATTTATCTGGATGGTCTCCGGGTTCCCTGAATGTGTGACTATGAACGTCTCGTAATCCACAGCCGCATCGATTTAAACACTGAATGAGCTACTCCGGTCGTGACAGTCACACAACTTTATGTGGCCTGATGGCTCGCAAAGCTGAAGCTGCCGTACGTTTCGCTTGTGCCAGCTCGTATTGAACCTGCAGGTTCATCCAACTCTGCGCGTCTGTATTGAAGTACTTGGCGAGTCGCAAAGCGGTTTCAGCCGAAATCCCCCGGCGGCCGCGTACAATCTCGTTTATTCTGGCTGGCGTTACGCCGACGGCCTTCGCCAAAGCGTTAGAAGACAATCCAAAGGGTTCCATGAAGTCGTTTTTCAATACTTCACCGGGATGCACGGGATTCAATTGAGCCATGGAAGGTCTTTCCTTTCAGTGGTAATCAACAATCTCCACATCATAAGCGTTACCTTTATCGAATCTGAAACACAGACGCCACTGATCATTGATCCGTATACTATACTGTCCTTGACGGTCACCCGTTAGGGCTTCAAGACGATTACCCGGCGGAACCTTCAGAAAACAAATTGTCGCGGCAGCATCCAACTGGGCAAGTTTACGCTGGGCAACTCGTTCAATTGCGACAAATCTACGCACACGGTATCCCGCCGCAAGTTTCTCCGTGTCCCTGCATCGATACGTCCTGATCATACTCGAAGTTATATCGAATATCGATAAACGGCAAGCAGTTTGTCCTTTAACTCAGTTGATCCCTGGGTCACGCCGCCTTGGCCTGCCGCATCCAAAAGCTGCCGTGCACCAGAGATTCCTCGTACTTCAACGCCCGGCCGATTCGCTTCTTGTCGCGGAGACGTAAATCGGTACCGAGGCCGACACCGGGAGCCTCCTGGGAGTCCATGGATGCAAAGCGACGAATCACCCACAGCGCTATATCGGCCGATGGAGGACCGGTATGGACGGGATGCTCCATCAGGTGGGATTTGATGAGCGCGCTCCAGTGTTCCGCCAGCAGATGCCGTGCGCCGAAGATCTCCACGGCCGTAATCCACCGACCCTGGGATACCGCGATCCCGCACTGCCCCGGCAACGGTCCAAGCTTGCTGAGTTCCCGGGCCGCCGCGGCCCGTTCCTTGTCGCGACGAAAGATCTGCCGATGACTTTCCATCGCGGCCGATGTGCTGGATTGTGCCTGATGGGATTGTAGTTCATCCGCGATCTCGGACCAGACCCTCCCCTGGTCGCTGGCGTGGGTTTGCTCCCGTTGAATCGAGTCGTACACGCCCTCCTGGATCACCCTGCGAATCCGCGGAGAGGCATTCACCTCATCGCGCTCGTACGACTGGGCCTGTCCCCACCGCCCTTGCTCCAGACACGATACGGGCATGGTTCGTTCAGCTCGTGCCGGAACCAGTACGGAGGCGTTTACGGCGCGGTTCTGCTTGCCTCCCAGAAAGTGCTCTCCGTCAATGATCAGAATCGGCGTGTCGGTCGGGTTGACGGCCAGCAGGGATCCTACTGCCGCGTCTTCAAGCTCCCGAACAACGATCCCGGAGGAGGTTCCGGTCGTTATCTCCGGAGGATGGTTCGACGGCAGGTAGACGGGAAAAAACGAAACGCCCAGTCTGGTAATGGGTGCGCCGATTGCCGCGGTCGAAAGGTGCTGAATCATCGAGATGCCTCCTGTAATGTGCCTCCTGTAATGTGCCTTCTGTAACGGGCCTTCTGATGCTCCTTCGAATGCTCCTGCGATCCAGTTTCCCGGATGCTGGTTGGCTGGTCCCAGGTACCCATGCCATCCGATGTGCGAAACTTAGTCCATGATACATAAATGTTCAGTAGTCTACAATATAATCCAATGGAGGCCGACAGGCCGCACCGATGCGCAGTATCGGATGGCGTGTGGGATGATCCCAGAGCCAATAGGCCTTGACACCGCGCCTTGGTGCGTGGATAATCTCCGCACTGATTCACTGCCAGACGGTCGCTTTTCGATCCTGACTCCATTTCCTGATGTTTCCCCCGAAAGGATCCGGCATGCGCAAGAGCAAGGTCCTCTCCAAGCTACGCTCCTCCGGTTTCGTCCGGATGGCCGGTCTCGGCCACTATCTGCCCTTCTACATTCGCTATGCAGCCCACTTCAAATACGACGGCCTCTGGTTCGACCTGGAACACAGGGCGATGGATGCCCGGGAGGTCCAGTCCATTCTGGCCATGTGCAAGCAGCACGACATCGACTGCATGGTGCGCCCGCCGACCCTGGAAAGGACCCGGCTGTACCGGTACCTGGAAGACGGCGCCACGGGCTTCATGATCCCTTTCATGTCGACTGCGGACGTCGCGCGCCACGTCGTCGACTGCACGAAGTTCCCTCCCCTGGGCAACCGGGGCATCGACGGCGCCGGCCTCGATGGTGATTTCGGTATCGAGGTGTGGAAAGAGGGCACGACCTATTTCGAGGACGCCAACCGGGAGACCTTCATCGTCGGTCAGATCGAGACCGTGGAAGGGCTGCGCAACGTGGACGCCATCGCGGCCGTGGAGGGCATAGACGTGGTCTTCATCGGTCCCGCCGACCTGACGCACCGCCTGGAGACCGACCCCAATGTCAACTGGACGCTGGACGATGCCATTTCCCGGGTATCGGACGCGGCCGAACGGAACGGCAAGGCCTGGGGCATCACGGCGGGCAACCCCGAACTGGTCGCCCACTACCGCGGCCTGGGCGCCAGTCTCGTGCCATGGGGCGGCGATTTTAACCTGATGGGCGTGTTGGAGCAGTGCAGCAAGGATTTGGACGGGATACCGGGCGCCTGATTTGGACTATCATTGGACGCAGGTGACTGCCCGTGCCCCCTTCGCACCACGCGACGGGGCCGGCGCATTGGTTTTCGACGACGCCATGTGGTTGATCGGCGGCTGGAATCCGCGCGACAAGCTGCATTACCCCAGGGTCTGCAGCAATGATGTCTGGCGGTCCACCGACGGGCGGGACTGGTCGCAAGTAAAACCCAACACCTACCTCGACGAATCCTTCGATACGAAGCGGGACTGGGCGGGCAGGCACACGGGCGGATACGCCGTGCACGACGGCAGCATGTGGCTGATCGGCGGCGACGCCAACCAGGGGTATCACCAGGGCGATGTCTGGTCGTCGGCCAACGGCCGGGACTGGCACTGCGTGCTCGAAGAAGCCCCCTGGGCGCCCCGCGTGCTGCACGGCGCGGTGGCCTGGATGGGCAGACTCTGGGTATGGGGCGGACAGACCATACCCGGCTTCGCCGGTGGGAAGGACCGTTTCTACGATGACGTGTGGGTTTCGGAGGACGGGAAGGACTGGTCAAGGCTCGAGCCGAACAAGCCCCGGTGGTTACCCCGCGGCATGGTCGGCGGAAGCGTCGTGCATCGAGGTCGTTTCTGGGTCCTCGGCGGCGGTACGTACGAAACCCCGGACACGCCTGATCGGACGTTTCACAATGATGTGTGGAGTACCTCCGACGGCGTTCTCTGGGCGTGCCACAACCGTAACGCGCCCTGGACACCCCGGCAGTATCATGGGACCGCCGTGTTCGACGACCGGATGTGGGTGTTGGCGGGCTGGAACGGCGTTAACCTGAATGACGTCTGGTACTCGTCCGACGGCGCAGTCTGGTTCGAAGTACTGGATACGCCCTGGCCGGCCCGGCACGCGGCCAGTGTCTTCGTGTACCGCGATGCGCTCTGGGTCGTCGCAGGCAGTCACATGGCGTCGGACGTGTGGAGACTGGAACGGCTATGACGACACAGACCCCGGTGCCTTTCCTGACACCGGAAGAGAAGTGGCATTTCGAGCTGCAGGGCTACCTGCTGCTGCCTGGCGTCGTTCCGGACGCCGACCTGTCCGAGATGCGTCCGGTCCTGGACGGCTGGCTGGCCGCGGACGAAAAGGACATTCCCGCTCCACTCAAGCGGGGACGCCAGGAGCCGAACAAGACCCACATCGGCCACATCCACTACGGCCACGAGGTGTTCCAGCGGCTCAACATGAACCCGGAGATCATCCGCGTGGTAGCCGGGTTGACCTGGGGTTGTCCCCGTCTGATGCACTGCGTGTTCACCCACATGGTCAAGGGTCCGGAAGAACTGCGCTTTCATCGGGATGACGACGGAGTCAAGGTCACCCACGGATTCCGCAATCCGAACAACGATTTCCAGGTGGCGGACGGCGAGATCTACTGCAGCCACCTGGCCACATGGGTCGCCCTGGCCGACGTTCCTCCAGGCACGGGATTCTGCCTGGTGCCGGGCAGCCATAAGTCCACGATTCCCGAGCCGGAAGGTCTACCCGTCGAGCACGACCCTCCGACTTCGATCACGATCCCCATGAAGGCGGGAGACGTGATCGTCTTTTCCACCCGCCTGTTGCACAACGCCAGTCCGTGGACCCGGGACTATCCCCGCCTGAACATCTTCCAGCGGTACGTCTTCAGTTGGTTCTTCGATCTGCCCCACCTGTATCCGCTGGAGGAGCACCGCGAGAAACTCTCGGACGATATGTACGAGTTGGAGAAAATGACCCGCGACGAGAAACAGGTCGTCAAGCGGGTACGGGAAATGCTGGCAAGCGCGTAGAAGCGGTTGCGTAGACGCGGGCGCGTGGACGCGGGCGCGATCACTCCTCCTGTCCGCCTACGCCTCGTGCACGATCGTATTCACCCGATGCGCCTCGATGTAGTCCCGATCGATCTCGGCGCCCAGACCCGGACCCTGGGGGACGGGAACGCATCCGTGTTCATCGATGT from the Gemmatimonadota bacterium genome contains:
- a CDS encoding peptide ABC transporter substrate-binding protein, whose product is MDTHIRNTRRHGLMLPVQRREPLPRALHGCMLLALAILCLSGCAGDENGSRTDSQTRFNSIGRQLPDDAAPPEQQRFRYMFREPSTLDISVAAYEADGTYFAFERLVLLDENNELVPAAADRWESSEDGRTWTFHLREGARWSDGRDVTAHDFEYSFRRMLDPASGNIYAFLYYVIRNGRAFNQGELTDVEQVGIRAVDELTFQIETEGPCPYLPYIVSFITSSPVPRWQVERFGAEWTEPEHCVSNFTYRLAEWNTGSDMKFTLDPNYNGPHKALLEEIIVKFIGAQRPGTLPYENGEIDAYRLDPIDYERVRQDERLAQEIHRMPEFTTWYLFFQTRQPPFDDARVRQAIARAIDRSTLSTTVLNDLAIPAYSMLPPGFPGYSAEQFKAFQSFDPDEARRLMAEAGYPEGRGFPRTELWLRVADTGINRIAGEAVQAMLRETLGIELEIRYQQRNVFNENLFQWQIPMGMLVFVYDYPDPSNMLGLLWRSQPRGYARHDWLQAEFDDLLDRANTHMDPAVRYDLYARAERIMAEEAGAVFLFHPVITELRKPYLRGVKQDREGRVVPIISIQTVNFTEMYIARD
- a CDS encoding FAD-dependent oxidoreductase; protein product: MNKTDVLIIGGGAVGICAAYYLRDAGYEVTLVDRGEIGSGASHGNMGLVVPSHSVPLAAPGVVSQGLKWMFKPDSPFYIKPRLDPSLIRWLWAFWKASSEDRMRTAIPLIRDMSLRSLSLFDELNGLDGVDFDYHQRGVLAVYRTREGVEEGEEERHLLASYGLEIDTLSPDGLAEALPGLELNALGGLHFRQDAHLTPVKFVRSLADHVERLGVTVLTQAEVKGFTNEKGRIAVTHTTRGDIAAGEVVLTAGSWSAALGQLAGVPLPIQPAKGYSVTLRRPSGWPEMPFMLSESRVAVTPMGDTLRIGGTLELAGMDHSINHRRVSAILNAVPRYLPSFDIDSHEILETWCGLRPCTPDGLPFLGRVPDVRNLVVAAGHAMIGVSLGPVTGKVVRQIVAGGRAENDIDLDLDLLAVDRFAA
- a CDS encoding MATE family efflux transporter, producing the protein MRDSKPAGTSSDHPFTTRPHATLVRLSFPVLLSLIAEPLTGLVDTAFIKRLGAESLAALGVGAVSLSGLFWIFNFLGISTQTEVAQAEGDNDRARSVSMSSLGIIMSTVFGLLIIVLGVPLTSYLATLLGASGAIHDGAVDYIFWRWLGAPAILITLTACGALRGLQDMRSPLWIALGINGINIVLDPILIFGAGPVPALGIAGAAVASVVAYWIGAVWSIWIVRRKLGWSFQVNLGAVRRLMRVGADLFIRTGVLNLFLLLTTREATHGGADIGAAHQAIRQVWMFGTFVLDALAVTGQSLVAYFLGGDRIRSARKVARIVCHWSVWSGCLLGLVLWLGSGVIIDLLVPATAVAYFHSAWIIAVVVQPVNALAFATDGLHWGSGDYRYLRNAVVLATGTGAAGLLAGPHALDWIWLMTGVWIGVRATLGVVRIWPGVGNSPYRVME
- a CDS encoding type II toxin-antitoxin system VapC family toxin, which codes for MIFVDTNVFMYAVGKEHSLQAQATEFLRTSVLNRDQLCTSAEVMQELLHVYLTENRLSTFEAAVRLIADLEIEVWPLEEEDVKLAGHMHERFPMLQARDLCHWASCQRRGIGDVKTFDSVFNSILDSKKI
- a CDS encoding HigA family addiction module antidote protein codes for the protein MAQLNPVHPGEVLKNDFMEPFGLSSNALAKAVGVTPARINEIVRGRRGISAETALRLAKYFNTDAQSWMNLQVQYELAQAKRTAASALRAIRPHKVV
- a CDS encoding excinuclease ABC subunit A, coding for MIRTYRCRDTEKLAAGYRVRRFVAIERVAQRKLAQLDAAATICFLKVPPGNRLEALTGDRQGQYSIRINDQWRLCFRFDKGNAYDVEIVDYH
- a CDS encoding 4-hydroxy-2-oxovalerate aldolase; amino-acid sequence: MRKSKVLSKLRSSGFVRMAGLGHYLPFYIRYAAHFKYDGLWFDLEHRAMDAREVQSILAMCKQHDIDCMVRPPTLERTRLYRYLEDGATGFMIPFMSTADVARHVVDCTKFPPLGNRGIDGAGLDGDFGIEVWKEGTTYFEDANRETFIVGQIETVEGLRNVDAIAAVEGIDVVFIGPADLTHRLETDPNVNWTLDDAISRVSDAAERNGKAWGITAGNPELVAHYRGLGASLVPWGGDFNLMGVLEQCSKDLDGIPGA
- a CDS encoding phytanoyl-CoA dioxygenase family protein; the protein is MTTQTPVPFLTPEEKWHFELQGYLLLPGVVPDADLSEMRPVLDGWLAADEKDIPAPLKRGRQEPNKTHIGHIHYGHEVFQRLNMNPEIIRVVAGLTWGCPRLMHCVFTHMVKGPEELRFHRDDDGVKVTHGFRNPNNDFQVADGEIYCSHLATWVALADVPPGTGFCLVPGSHKSTIPEPEGLPVEHDPPTSITIPMKAGDVIVFSTRLLHNASPWTRDYPRLNIFQRYVFSWFFDLPHLYPLEEHREKLSDDMYELEKMTRDEKQVVKRVREMLASA